ATCCACCCATtaaggaatgaaaagaaataaaaagtttaattttctaGTCAGAGCTCAGCTGCAGTGTTTTTGTCCCTGCGGTCATGCCGTGGTATGCTCTAATTTTCAGTAATTAGGTTTACAGGCAACAATTGACACATGTCCAGCTGCCAAATATGTACCTGATAATTTTTCCCCCTCCAAACGTTATCATGTAACTTAGTAGAAAGgcttagaaacagaaaaaaaaaatggaaaagtagtCTCAAATAGTTGCTTTATCAGACTTCTTATGATATTTTTATGAACTGTTCTTACTTGGAAGATGTTTTTGAAAACCCAGTGGGAAGAGGGCTTTTAAATGGCTTTGTTTAGAAGGCTTTGTTATTATAAGAATTAGAAGTTTTAAGTGGCAGAAGTTTTAAGTTCACATACtctgtacattttaaatttgaatgcaCTGGCCTTGTAAAACTTTCAGTATTAAGGAAGATTATTCAtagatactaaaatatttatcttgttATTTCAGATAGATTAAGTAGGGAAAGAATTTTTTCCAACTAGTAGTTTTAAACAGGTTTGTGATAATAACAATGCCACAAATGTAATATATTGAAAAGTTTCCTACTGAAGAGTCCAGAGATTATCTCAGTCTCACAAAGTATGAATCCATGTTCAGAATAAGATCTCACAGGACTTTTGACGAACAAGAAGATTGGAcaattaatactaaaaaaaaaaagtttggacaaatatttttaatacaactCAGCAATCATGTTCCTATTAAACATACTTATCAAGATAATAACACTCACTTATTGTGACTTAGTACATAACatgaaatgaaacacacacaaacaGGAATCTAGAGGCTTATTTTCAGTATGCCTCTGAAGTTATGTcataagaaagaaatttcttcaaAACCTTTctaatattactattattttctatGAGAGATGGCAAATTTCTTctacaattatatttatttaactcAATTGCAAAAGCTTTCTcttcctagggttaggttttcaatCAGTATAATAATGAAGGCCTTAATCATACATTTGCTTTGCAAGGATCCATGGGGTCTCTCTCGTTTTTCTCACTCTAGAGTTCTTGAATGTGGCCAAATCTTTAGAGAGAGTTGTGgcaaaaattaaattgtattaatttttaataaccaAAAAGTATATTTCCCTGAagttcttgaaaaataaattgtcttttttaCTATTGCCATAAAGGAAGGACTAAAGGTTCACAGGGTTGATCAATTGGGAAACTTAATATCTTGACCATCTATTTAgtttacatttctaaaatatattttatttataattctcagtatattttatgttacataatttgtgatttttaaaaacatttcaaagaaataaaattaactttgtaTTTTCCAATGGATTATTATTTAACTTAATAAACATTGTCTTCTGTGCaacctatttattttaaatttagattattaTGAATATACCTAAATATAAATGAAACTAGTTAAAATGCTGAATTTTCTGGCATGTTAATGAATAATGTTTCTCACAACTAAATTATATTACACTTGCATGCTGTTCTACAAGATATTTTTTAACTATGAGAGACTAACAGACACCTTTTATTAAAGTGAAATACATTTAAACAACAGTAAATAAGTTTTCGGGATGTGAATTATTTCATGTTGATAGCCCATGTTAATAACACATTTTGACTTGTAAAATTTTGGCAATTTACAAATAGTTATTCCTAAATGCTTATAATAACTATAAAAGTAAATGATAGGCTCACCAGTTCATTGTTAAATGGGCTGAAACCACAAGACAAAGCTGTCCGTGCCCCAAAACACACATCAAATATCTTGGTTTTTGCTTTTGCTCTCTTGAAAATCAGGAGGTTAGTTAGAACTTTGAGAAATAGTAAATAATACTGTAGGATGACTGTTTCATCCTTTTCAAGAACAGCTGCCAAACAATCATTTTCTATCTAATAAAAGGTATAACATGAacttaattttacataaattgaTATAATAAGCATTATAGAACACTGTGGCTTATTTAATGCTTTAATAATCAGTAACATTCTGTAATTTGAAATGAAGGATTCTAAACATTGAACATAGTAGTCAATAGTAAAGAActtgcaaagaaaaatattttaaaataaatatttggaaattcgAGGTTATCAAAATCTCTATTTAGAGGGAAATTGTGAAAAGtaatcatttaagaaaatattaagtcTGGATTTTTAATAGATCAATTTTACACTAGGTGACACTTATTTGGGACTTTAAAGAAACTCACCATCCTTACTTGTTTTCAGTAGctatttagaaacaaattttactcacatttgattttccagaattaaTACTGTAGGCACATTTTATGAACATGTATGAGCAAATAGGAGAaggaaaatcttatttaaatcacaaatttattttcttttatttcaatgaatttatgaaagaaaatatgcaacTCCTCATGGGAAATAACTGAATTGTCAGCAAAATTTACACAAGTTGCACAACTATTATTGATCAATTTATCCCACTTCTGGGCCCATTTAAAATATTCCATCAAAGAAGCTCAATTGTCAGAAGTATTCTATTTTTACTAATTAGTACTTTCCTTCAATTGAGCCCTTCGGGAGGAGTTGCTAGGAATCTAAGGACTGCattaaaaatagttatataaaTAGGAcagatagatattttaaaatattcctgtaGCATAAGCACTTGAAGGATTCTGTGTTGTTACTTCTTTTCTAGGTTATGAAACTTGGAAATCCCGAGATTGCCAGGAGACTACTACTTAGAGGTGCTAATCCCAATTTGAAAGACCGAACTGGTTTCGCTGTCATTCATGATGCAGCCAGAGCAGGTTTCTTGGACACTTTACAGACTTTGCTGGAGTTTCAAGCTGATGTTAACATCGAGGATAATGAAGGGAACCTGCccttgcatttggctgccaaagaAGGCCACCTCCCAGTGGTGGAGTTCCTTGTGAAGCACACGGCCAGCAATGTGGGGCATCGGAACCATTCGGGGGACACAGCCTTCGACCTGGCCAGGCTCTATGGGAAGAATGAGGTCGTTAGCCTGCTGGAGGCAAATGGGGTTGGGGTCGGGGGAGCAGCAAATCTGCAATGAATATGGGAGGGCTTTCCCACATTGCCTTTACTTTGTCAGTTAATTAGTTGGCTGTCTTGactattttaatatcttttgttaaaatatagttttttcatattttaagcaGCTAGTTAAAGCTTCTGAAACTGCCCAAGTGGAAATCTTGCTACAGGttcatgaatatatttaaacatcTTTTTCACTGGCAAAATCTTGATATCTAATGTGTAATTGCAAATAGCTTTGCCTTTCTTCTCCACATTTTATCAACTACTTGACTTTCTTTGCTTACCCCTTTGCCAATCACTATATCCAACTTCGAGactttgtttataaaatgtttgTCCTGATGCTTCTTTAGCCTAATTAAAACACTTTTTCCAAGCAGGCAGacatttttctgtgattttcaCTCCTCTATAACCCACACAAAACATGCCACTTGCTAAAAACTGTACTAAAAGTTCACATGATGTTTTGGAAAAAGTTAGACCATTTGGAAAACTAGATGTATTCTGTTTatgattcaattattattttctttctctcccaacCTACTCCACAGAGAGTTTACTTGGGACtcatttctgctttaaaaaaaaaagagaagaagaagaagaacagcGTTTTTGAAGCTCAAAGTTGACATTATTTCTGTATGAATTTCTccaaatattctcttttctttttctcaaagttAAAGCAAATAgttgaagaatatttttcagaAGTAGCAATCTGAAAACAAATACACATTAGCtctaaaaaacagttttaaaatgacACTTTAAAAGTACCTCCcattagttgatttttttaaaaaaaatttttaaatgaaacatttgtTTTAGTAATTAATACATTCCCCAATATTGTACCATAAGTATACTGAATGTAATACTGGACTTTTCTCCCTGAatctcaaaaatgtaaaattacaaaatgtttattaaaataaaatgcaaatacaatTTTGATGGGTTAAAAGATTCAgcaagaataattataaattacataTGAAGGTCATAACTGTCTAAGATCTGcataataataaatgtagaaatgttttcaataaataaataagccaaccTTCCATATGGCTCTTGATTTCTACAAAACTTTTTGGTAAAGtagtataaaatcatttttagaagtctgattaactaaaaataaaataggaaatagagACATCTCAAATTTCTAAGAGGATTTCCCAACATCTACTATTTATTCTGTCATATTAAAGATTATCACCAAAGGATTTCAATTCAGTTATCATTtatacatttcaaataatttatttatcacCTCCCACATGAACAAAGGTGTTTTATATGAAAATCCCCTCCTTCTGCTTCATAAGCTCTCCGCCCTtgcttcaaagag
This sequence is a window from Marmota flaviventris isolate mMarFla1 chromosome 10, mMarFla1.hap1, whole genome shotgun sequence. Protein-coding genes within it:
- the Cdkn2c gene encoding cyclin-dependent kinase 4 inhibitor C, whose product is MAEPWGNELASAAARGDLEQLTSLLQNNVNVNAQNGFGRTALQVMKLGNPEIARRLLLRGANPNLKDRTGFAVIHDAARAGFLDTLQTLLEFQADVNIEDNEGNLPLHLAAKEGHLPVVEFLVKHTASNVGHRNHSGDTAFDLARLYGKNEVVSLLEANGVGVGGAANLQ